The proteins below are encoded in one region of Ostrea edulis chromosome 3, xbOstEdul1.1, whole genome shotgun sequence:
- the LOC125676321 gene encoding uncharacterized protein LOC125676321, translating into MPTSSQAKFLKNEHSEGNTSNPRKFHVPTGSRPKSRADLNALNGPKEKNCQIMEKIFQEKGLHPQLLYNPVSGCFAYRFKFSEQSLQMVRPKSRVDFEDQNDTRSKSANVTKCNKEGRKRLGTHIALAENILSLGFRGLNKKSTRREVKSAHLASDTHKRHPISDPGTETRQGPGIQLGITKVYKKQPTATKASKHRKLKRNEERTSPRYENLLLPAVYLRKTPARKDPLTVCFSLRDNESTTHGELKNHVEVQVEVTITQLQYEPLSVRSGDPSINGRWLATMKNLFEVDSLLRKGFYMDGDHIIVKAWDEIADREYQKYKYLQGMDSERDKLNLPTSKLSKKFHKLNTVIQGWKLRL; encoded by the exons ATGCCAACGTCAAGTCAAGCTAAGTTTCTTAAAAACGAACATTCGGAGGGAAACACGAGCAATCCTCGCAAGTTCCATGTACCAACAGGCAGTCGGCCAAAAAGTAGAGCGGATTTGAACGCGTTAAATGGAcccaaagaaaaaaattgcCAAATAATGgagaaaatatttcaagaaaaggGATTACATCCGCAGTTACTTTATAACCCGGTCTCCGGATGCTTCGCTTATCGGTTTAAATTTTCTGAACAAAGTCTTCAAATGGTGAGACCAAAAAGCAGAGTGGATTTCGAAGATCAAAATGACACAAGAAGCAAGTCTGCCAATGTCACCAAATGTAACAAAGAGGGACGCAAAAGGCTAGGTACACACATTGCGCTAGCAGAGAATATTCTGTCGCTGGGATTTCGAGGACTCAACAAGAAGTCAACTAGAAGAGAAGTAAAATCAGCCCACCTTGCTTCAGACACACATAAACGTCATCCTATCTCAGACCCTGGAACTGAAACTCGACAGGGCCCGGGAATACAATTAGGCATAACCAAAGTCTACAAAAAGCAACCCACTGCCACCAAGGCATCAAAACACAGAAAACTGAAAag AAACGAGGAACGCACGTCACCACGTTACGAAAACCTCCTTCTTCCGGCGGTGTATTTGAGGAAAACACCCGCCAGAAAGGATCCCCTGACTGTGTGTTTCAGTCTCAGAGACAACGAAAGCACGACACACGGCGAGCTGAAAAATCACGTGGAAGTGCAGGTAGAGGTGACAATCACGCAGCTTCAGTATGAACCCCTGTCAGTGAGATCCGGAGACCCAAGCATCAACGGTCGCTGGTTAGCAACCATGAAGAACTTGTTTGAAGTTGACTCGTTGTTGAGAAAAGGTTTCTATATGGACGGTGACCACATTATTGTTAAAGCGTGGGACGAAATTGCAGACAGAGAATACCAGAAATACAAGTACCTGCAGGGCATGGACAGTGAGAGGGACAAGTTAAATCTGCCAACATCTAAATTATCGAAAAAGTTTCACAAACTAAACACGGTAATACAGGGATGGAAACTAAGGTTATGA
- the LOC125677227 gene encoding uncharacterized protein LOC125677227, whose product MLYFETDLQMVLFSLTIVRHGETSYNRKGIIQGQTNVPLSNAGHEQARLVAERLQNERYSHIISSDLSRAQETAEAIVKRNTASSSPLRLDERLRERKFGEYEGRPSRELIEAAKSMSLPSWTEFNPSGSETFHQLHERAVTFFFDLCKELVSQNTPSTQHGKRRFSDSDSTSLLSQTKKIIKSKKIVSPEPFHESQGRKTEIGDIILPNIIELDNLDRVTSSSSTNVMKGDETDFILFQNNTISKASVKSNNMKKSEEHLSEESKCDTEQDAFMRTSEESASQLTGFVTDSENIEEWQTIGDVLVVSHGGLIKELVKFFVEKLDCEMPGGFRSALRICHNCSVSKFLISVQNVDHSAPEVTCLFFNSKEHLQGLGVEFPEGKY is encoded by the exons ATGCTTTATTTTGAGACTGATCTACAGATGGTGCTATTCTCATTAACGATTGTTAGACA TGGAGAAACATCATACAACAGAAAAGGGATAATCCAAG GACAGACAAATGTTCCGTTGTCGAATGCAGGACACGAGCAAGCTCGTCTTGTGGCTGAGAGACTTCAGAATGAGAGATACAGCCACATCATCTCCAGTGATTTGTCCAGGGCTCAAGAGACGGCTGAAGCTATTGTAAAGAGAAACACAGCCAGCAGTTCTCCTCTCCGTTTAGATGAAAGGCTCAGAGAACGA AAATTTGGGGAATATGAAGGGAGACCTTCCCGAGAGTTGATTGAAGCTGCTAAGAGCATGTCCCTTCCCTCATGGACAGAGTTCAACCCTTCAGGCTCAGAGACATTTCATCAG CTACATGAGAGGGCCGTCACATTTTTCTTTGATCTCTGCAAAGAACTGGTCAGTCAAAATACACCTTCTACACAACATGG GAAACGGAGGTTCTCGGACAGCGATTCAACATCCTTGTTAAGTCAGACAAAAAAGATCATTAAGTCTAAAAAGATTGTCTCCCCTGAACCATTCCATGAATCACAAGGTAGAAAAACAGAAATTGGAGACATTATTCTGCCCAACATTATAGAGTTAGACAATCTAGATCGAGTGACAAGTTCGAGTAGCACTAACGTGATGAAAGGGGACGAAACAGACTTCATTCTGTTTCAAAATAACACTATATCTAAAGCTAGTGTAAAATCTAACAATATGAAAAAGtctgaagaacatttgtcagaAGAATCAAAGTGTGACACAGAGCAGGATGCTTTTATGCGTACATCCGAAGAGAGTGCTTCACAGTTGACTGGTTTTGTAACGGATTCTGAAAATATAGAGGAATGGCAAACTATTGGTGATGTTCTAGTGGTTAGCCATGGTGGCCTTATTAAAGAGCTTGTGAAATTCTTCGTGGAAAAACTGGACTGTGAAATGCCAGGTGGCTTTAGAAGTGCTCTACGGATCTGCCATAACTGTAGCGTATCCAAATTCCTTATTTCAGTGCAAAATGTTGATCATTCAGCTCCGGAAGTAACCTGCCTGTTTTTTAATAGCAAAGAACATTTACAAGGACTGGGTGTAGAGTTTCCTGAAGGGAAATACTGA
- the LOC125676320 gene encoding uncharacterized protein LOC125676320 encodes MYVMGIPTDKEVECNHTRNIKQHSDKRTNTDLSHTTDGIECVTEAYDFKRLPDRDNTILVTGDLSPPNNVLSLLDCASQCSNLQCRVFFYSSGSRACYHLQRHLTDMDTFTKSIDTRVYAYPPESTTAATSTTTTTTTTTTTTTTTTRRPVEDD; translated from the exons CACGAGG AACATAAAGCAACATTCAGACAAACGAactaatacagatttatcacacactaCAGATGGCATCGAATGTGTTACCGAGGCGTACGATTTCAAACGCCTGCCAGATAGGGACAACACAATACTAGTTACTGGAGACTTGAGTCCGCCAAACAACGTGCTGAGTCTACTGGACTGTGCTTCTCAATGCTCCAATCTACAATGCAGGGTGTTCTTTTACAGTAGCGGATCACGTGCTTGTTATCATTTACAGCGCCACCTAACGGATATGGATACTTTTACTAAAAGTATTGACACAAGAGTATACG CTTACCCTCCGGAGTCAACAACTGCTGCTACctctaccaccaccaccaccaccactaccaccaccaccactactaCCACCACCCGGAGACCAGTTGAAGATGACTGA